TATGAACAGGATGATGATAGCAGCACCATTGCCTTACAAACAAATAGTTCTCACTTAAATGCCTAATTCAAAAAACTAATTTCTGCATCAATTATGGAAATAGTAGTTTAAAGAAACATCATAAAATGAAAGTAGTATAGTGCAGATATTATTGCTACGGGCACAAAGTCTTGCTTTTGCAGGACTTTTCTAATTTAAAAAGGGAAACGTTCAATCATTAAAATAATTGAAATTCCGAATGCTGCACCTGCAACAATTAAAGATAAATCTCTTCTCAAAACTTTAAGGTATTTAACAAAAATACTTGCAATAACTAAATATGCAATAATTATTATAATTTGCCCTAATTCTAATCCCACATTAAATGCAAATAAAGGCATAACTATATTACTTTCTGTTCCGAGAAGATTAATTAAGTAATTTGAGAATCCCATTCCGTGAATCAGCCCGAAAAACATAGCCAAAACATATTTAAAATGATGCAATCTTTTATCATTTATATTTTTCTTATAGAAAAAATCTGAAAATGCTGATATAAAGATTGTTACGGGTATCAAAAACTCAATAAGATTAATCGGAACTTTAATTAATTTTAATGTTGCCAGTGCTAATGTAACAGTATGACCAATTGTAAAAGCCGTTATTAAAATCAGCACTTTCTTCCAATCTTTTAATAAATAAACAGCTGCCAAAGCAATAAGGAATAAAATATGATCGTACCCGTTTAAATCGGTAATATGTTCAAAGCCTAAATCTATATACATTGAAAACATAATCTCACTTTTTTACATAAATAATATTAAACTTACAGCCATTACAAGCATTCCTGCAATTAATCCGTATATTGCCGAATGAGGTTGTCCGTATTCTCTTGCAGTCGGTAACAATTCGTCTAATGAAATAAAAACCATAATTCCGGCAACGGCAGCAAATAATAAACCGAAAACTGTATCATTTAAAAAAGGCATTAAAACAGCAAAACCGATTATTGCACCTACCGGCTCAGCCAAACCGGATACAAAAGAATACCAAAATGCTTTTTTCTTACTTCCTGTTGCATAATATAAAGGTATAGAAACCGCAATACCTTCCGGAATGTTATGTATGGCAATGGCAACAGCAATAGCAATTCCGAGAGCAGGGTCGGTTATTGCAGCCGTAAAAGTTGCCAAGCCTTCGGGGAAGTTATGGATAGCAATTGCAATTGCAGATAACATACCCATTTTAAGAAGTTTTTTCTTTTTTGCAGATTCAACTTCACTTTCAACATCTTCAACTTTGTGTATCTCATGCGGATTTTCAAATTCAGGAATTAATTTATCAATAATTGCAATTAAAAATATTCCGCCGAAAAACCCTAAAATTGTGTACCAATTACCTATTTTATCACCATAAACTCCCGTTAAGCTGTCTCTTGCTTTTCCGAAAATCTCAATCATTGAAACATAAATCATTACACCGGCTGAAAAGCCTAATGATACCGATAAAAATTTTGTATTTGTTTTTTTTGTGAAAAATGCCAAAGCACTTCCGATGCCTGTTGATAATCCGGCAAAAAGAGTTAATAAAAAAGCTCGTACGATAATTTCTGTAGTCATCCTTTTATTCTATCTCTTTTTAAATTCTAATTCGGTAAAGTGAAAATCAGGATTAGGAATATCAACTTTTAATTCTTCAACTTTTCCGTCTGTCCCTATAATAAATTGAACAAGTCCTTTCGGCAAAGTCGGTGAGTTTCTTAATTTTATTTCAAAAGTGTCATAATGCCAATGAGTTAAATCGCCGATTAAAGTTTCGGAAGGAAGAAAATCAAGAACTAATTTTCCGTTTTTTATTCTGACTTCAGCGTTTCCGTATAAATCTCCTCCGTAAATACCTGTATAATCTTCAAGTTTTAATGAAGGCTTTGTATCTTTCACTCTGCTTTTTATTTTATCTTCATTTTCTTTCTTTTCCATTCTTTTGCCGTAAGCATATACTTTTAAAAAGAAACCGCTCCAATCATTCGTTACGTCTCCGAAATAATCATCAATTACATAATACATCATTGCACTTGGCAAATAATTGATACTGTTAGTTAAAACAACCATACCGAAATCTTTTTCGGGAACATACATGGTTTGCGAAATCATTCCGTCAGCACCGCCTCCGTGATTTATTACCTTAACTCCCTGATAATCAAAAATTGACCAACCTAAACCGTAAGCATCAAAATGTTTTGTGGGGAAATAACTCAACCATCCTTTACTCGAGTTGTCGGGTGTTTGAGGCGACTGCATTTCCCAAATTTGTTCTTCGCTAAGAATTGTATCTCCTTTAAAAACACCTTCGTTCATTTGCATTATCAACCAATTGCCCATATCTTCAACATTTGAAATAACAGCAGCAGCAGGTGCAACATTATCCCAGTTCATATATTTTATAGGTAAAGGGTTAATATCTTCTGCCGTATGGTGCGGCATCGCAATATTTGAATTGCTTTTTATTTCGGAAACTGAAAGCAAAGAATTTTTCATTTCTAACTTATTCAAAAAGTGGCTTCTTATATAATCTTCCCAAGACTGACCGGTTATTGCAGATATGATTTCTCCTGCTGCCGAAAACATAATATTAGAATATCCGAAATGTGCTCTGAAACCATATTCCGGTTTTAAGAATCTGGCTCTTTCAATAACTTCTTTTCTTGTGTATTTGCTTTCATACCACAGTAAATCTCCGCTGAAAGTTTTCAGTCCGCTTCTGTGACAAAGCAAGTCTCTTACGGTCATTTCTCCCGTAACGTAGTTATTATACATTTTAAACCAAGGCAAGTAATCCGTAACTTTATCATCCCAACTTAATTTTCCTTCGTCAACTAATTGCGATAATGCTCCTGATGTAAATGCTTTTGTATTTGAAGCAACTGAAAATAAAGTTTTTGAATCAACTTTGTCCTCTTTTCCGAATTCTTTAATTCCGTAGCCTTTTGCAAATACAATAGAATCACCTTGAACAATTGCAACTGCCATCCCGGGAATTTTCCAATCATTTAATGCTTTTTCAAGATATTTATCAAGTTCGTTAAAATCAAAGCCTGCTTTTTCTTGGCCGAATAAAACAGAAGAAGATAAGAAAATGATGCTTAAAGCAAATAATCTAAATTTATTCATAGTAAGTTTTATTGGTTTCTATATGTGTTAAATAGTACTCAGGCAGTAAGCCTGCATCAATTAACATTTCTATATTTAAGTCTTTTTTTATAATTTTTCCTGTATAAATATCAAAAATCCAAGCGTGTATCATAGGATACTTTTTATTTCTTAACGCACGTTGATAAACCGGTGTTTTAAGAATATTTTTTGCTTGTTCAATAGTATTTATTTCAGATAAACGATCCATTTTAGCAGAGTTATCAGAAATTTTTGATAATTCTTCAGAATTTTTATTATATAAATCATTAACCGGTGAAATCCAATTTTCAACAAGTCCTTGATCTACACCGTCAACTGCTGCTGCAATTCCTCCGCAACTATAATGCCCTACAACAATTATATGTTTAATTAATAAATGTTCAATCGAATACTCTAAAACTGATAAGAAATTAATATCAGTAAGATTTACTTGATTAGCAATATTTCTATGAATAAAAATTTCACCCGGCTCTGCTTTAAGTAAAGAATTCAGCGGAACCCTGCTGTCAGAACAACTAATCATTAAATATCTCGGGGATTGCCCTTTAGAAAGCTTTGAAAAATAATTCTTATCTTTTTTTAATTTTTCATTAATCCAAAGATTATTATTTTCAATTAATTCGTTTATCTTCAAATTCTTCATATAAAATTAAATGAGGCTTTAAATATAGATACATTTTTACAAAAAATATTAATTCTGTCAAAAATTGTAACTACTTTTGACTGAAAGCTGACATTTTGTCGTAAAAGCAATTAATTTCATGTCAAAAGTACACAAAATAAATTATGATATGAATTTTGTAACGTAAAAAATAAAAACAATTAATCTTTTAAATAATACAAAAATGAACTTAAATAATTTCACAATAAAATCACAAGAAGCTGTTCAAAAAGCATCACAAATTGCTAAATCTAAAAATCATCAGGCAATTGAAACAGCACACCTTATAAAAGGCTTAATTGAAGAAGCTGAAAATGTTACTACATTCATCTTTAATAAATTAAGTATTAACACTTCAAACTTAATTTCTGTAATAAACTCTGTGATAGAATCTTACTCAAAAGTTTCAGGAGGAGTTGACTCTTACCTTTCATCAGATGCTCATTCAGTATTGCAAAAAGCAATAAATATTTCTGAAAAAAGAGGAGATAAATATGTTTCTGTTGAAAGTATTTTAATTGCAATTCTTAAACACGGAGATAAAGTTTCACAAATTTTAAAAGATGCCGGGGTAAACGAGAAAGATTTGCTTAAAGCAATTGAAGAACTTCGCAAAGGAGAAAAAGTAAACAGCCAAAGTGCCGAAGATACTTTTAATTCTTTAAACAGATTTGCCGTAAACCTAAATGAAAGGGCAAGAAGCGGAAAATTAGACCCCGTAATAGGAAGAGACGAGGAAATAAGAAGGGTCTTGCAAATTCTTTCAAGACGAACAAAAAATAATCCTATTTTAATCGGAGAACCGGGTGTAGGTAAAACCGCTATTGCAGAAGGTATTGCCCACAGAATTGTAAACGGAGATGTTCCTGAGAATTTAAAATCAAAACAATTTTACTCATTAGATATGGGAGCATTAATTGCCGGTGCAAAATATAAAGGAGAATTTGAAGAACGCCTAAAATCCGTTGTAAAAGAGGTAATTGCATCAAACGGAGAAATTATTCTTTTTATTGATGAAATTCACACATTGGTAGGTGCAGGTAAAGGAGAAGGAGCAATGGATGCTGCAAACATTTTAAAACCTGCACTTGCAAGAGGAGAATTAAAAGCCGTAGGAGCAACAACTTTAAATGAATATCAAAAATATTTTGAAAAAGATAAAGCTCTTGAAAGACGTTTTCAAAAAGTAATAATTGACGAACCCGATACAGAAGACGCAATTTCAATACTAAGAGGTTTAAAAGAACGCTACGAAACCCATCATAAAGTAAGAATTAAAGATGATGCAATTATTGCAGCTGTTAAACTTTCGCAAAGATATATAAATGACAGGCAATTACCCGACAAAGCAATTGATTTAATTGATGAAGCCGCTGCAAAACTTCGGTTAGAAATGAATTCAGTTCCCGGTGAAATTGACGAGATAAGAAGACGCGTACAACAGCTTGAAATTGAGCGAGAAGCAATTAAAAGAGAAGGTACTAAACATAAATTGGACAGATTAGATAAATTGATTTCGGATAACCAAGAAACTTTGGATTCTCTAACCGCAAAATGGAAATCGGAAAAAGAAGTTATTGAAAAGATACAAACCGGAAAAAAAGCAATTGAAGATATAAAATTTGAAGCAAAACAAGCCGAAAGAGACGGAAACTACGAAAGAGTTGCCGAGTTAAGATACGGACGATTAAAAGAAGAAGAAAATAAAATTGAAGAATTAAAAACTCAACTTTCTGAAATGCAGGCAAACGGTTTGTTGTTAAAAGAAGAGGTTGATTACGATGATATTGCGGAAGTTGTTTCAAACTGGACACATATTCCTGTTAAAAAAATGGTCAAAAGCGAAAGAGAAAAGCTTTTATCATTGGAAGATGAACTTCATAAAAGAGTTATAGGACAAGATGAAGCAATAAAAGCGGTTTCAGATGCAGTAAGAAGAAGCAGGGCGGGAATGCAAGACCCTAAGAAACCGATAGGTTCATTTATTTTTATGGGAACAACCGGAGTAGGAAAAACAGAACTTGCAAAAGCTTTGGCCGAGTTTTTATTTGATGACGAACACATGATGACAAGAATTGATATGAGTGAATATCAAGAAAGACATTCAATTTCAAGACTTCTCGGAGCTCCTCCCGGATATGTAGGTTACGATGAAGGAGGTCAATTAACTGAAGCAGTTCGCAGAAAACCGTATTCCGTTATTTTATTGGATGAAATTGAAAAAGCTCATCCCGATGTTTTTAATATTCTGCTGCAAGTTTTAGATGACGGAATATTAACCGACAATAAAGGCAGAACAGTAAATTTTAAAAATACGATTATTATTATGACGTCAAATATCGGTTCGCATCTTATTTATAACAACTTTGAAAATATTAAAGAAAAGAATTATGACGAGATAAGTGAAAAAACAAAAATTCAAGTTCTTGATTTATTGAAAAAGAAAATGCGTCCCGAACTTTTGAACAGAATTGATGAAGTTATTATGTTCACTCCTCTTACAAAAGATGAAATTGAACAAATTGTAAAATTGCAATTTAAAAGTCTTTCAAAGATGTTAAAAGAGAATAATATTAATGCAGAAATTTCTGAAAAAGCAATAAAATACTTATCAGATAAAGCATACGAACCGCAATACGGAGCAAGACCCGTTAAACGAATTTTGCAAAAAGAGATAATTAATGAACTTGCAAAATCTGTATTATCAAATAATGTTGAAAGCAGTTCAAATATTTTAATTGATGCCGATAAGGAAAAAATAATTTTCAGAAATATCTAAAACAAAAAAAGCCCCTTGAGATTTCAAGGGGCTTTTTTAAAATATCTTTATTTAGTTAGCCTACTTTAAGTTTTCTAAATTTAAACCGAGTGTAAAACGCAAGGTATTAGCCAACGGATTAGAACGACCTGCAGTCGGTACAACATAAGCAAAATCAAAATTAAGAACATTTAATTTAACACCGATTCCCATGGTAAAATATTTTCTGTTTCCTTTTGTACCGTGCTCATCAAAATAACCGGCTCTGATTGCAAATTGATTAATATACCAATATTCAATCCCTACAGAATACATTAACTCATGCATTTCTTCTGCAAAACCTCCCGGGGCATCATAAAAAGATTGAAAAATTCCTACCGGAACTGAAACATCATTCGAAATACCTAATGTATCAACAACAACACCGAGTGAATCTTTTACAATAAACTGCGGTGTAGGAACCAGCAACTTATTAATATCAATCATTGCCGTAATAGAATTATAATCATCTAAATCCAATTTATAGGAAGCTCCGATTCTTAAATTTGCAGGTAAAAAATCATCATAATAAGTATCATCGCTGTATGAGATTTTACTTCCTAAATTTGAAATATTTACTCCGAAATTAAAAGTTCCTGTCTTATCTTCAAGCCTCATATCTTTTGTATAGAAAAAAGATATATCTCCTGCAACTGCATTCCCCGGTTTTGTGGGAGAACCGGAACCTCCTGCCGGAATTCCTCCGGTTAAATTTGAATGAACATACCTGAAAGCAATACCGCCGGACATATTTTTTGATAACTTTAATGCATAAGCGGCATCAAAGGAAAATTCATTCGGCCTAAAGCCGGGAACGATTACTGTTCCTACACTATTCGTGAAATCAATACTCCCTAATGAAAAATACATTAAAGATGCGGCAATTGTTTGGTTTTTATTTAACCTATATGAACCTGAAATATTTTGAAAATTAATATCAGAAACTAAATTTCTTAACCAGGGTATATATGATAAATTCAATGAAATATCTTGCTCAATAAACGCATATTTTGCAGGATTCCAATGAATTGAATTTGCATCAGGGCTTGAAGCAACTCCGGCATCACCCATAGCACCTGAGCGTGCATCAGGTGATATTGTTAAGAAAGGTACTCCGGTTGTGATTGCATTTAATTCTTGTCCGATTATCGTTGAACTTTGTTGTGCAAAAACATTACCGGTAAAAAGTATTATAATTATCGTACTAACAAAAAAACTTTTCGTCATCTAATTTTAGTTTAAATTTATTATTAGTCTGCAAACGTAATTAAAATAATATTTATTACATAATTTAATAATATTTAACATTTGCTTAATAAAAAAGACGCAGTTTTAACATACCGCATCTTTTAAAAATAGATTATAATATATTTTTATACTAATTTTTTTACTATATCTGC
The sequence above is drawn from the Bacteroidales bacterium genome and encodes:
- a CDS encoding HupE/UreJ family protein, translating into MFSMYIDLGFEHITDLNGYDHILFLIALAAVYLLKDWKKVLILITAFTIGHTVTLALATLKLIKVPINLIEFLIPVTIFISAFSDFFYKKNINDKRLHHFKYVLAMFFGLIHGMGFSNYLINLLGTESNIVMPLFAFNVGLELGQIIIIIAYLVIASIFVKYLKVLRRDLSLIVAGAAFGISIILMIERFPF
- the clpB gene encoding ATP-dependent chaperone ClpB; translated protein: MNLNNFTIKSQEAVQKASQIAKSKNHQAIETAHLIKGLIEEAENVTTFIFNKLSINTSNLISVINSVIESYSKVSGGVDSYLSSDAHSVLQKAINISEKRGDKYVSVESILIAILKHGDKVSQILKDAGVNEKDLLKAIEELRKGEKVNSQSAEDTFNSLNRFAVNLNERARSGKLDPVIGRDEEIRRVLQILSRRTKNNPILIGEPGVGKTAIAEGIAHRIVNGDVPENLKSKQFYSLDMGALIAGAKYKGEFEERLKSVVKEVIASNGEIILFIDEIHTLVGAGKGEGAMDAANILKPALARGELKAVGATTLNEYQKYFEKDKALERRFQKVIIDEPDTEDAISILRGLKERYETHHKVRIKDDAIIAAVKLSQRYINDRQLPDKAIDLIDEAAAKLRLEMNSVPGEIDEIRRRVQQLEIEREAIKREGTKHKLDRLDKLISDNQETLDSLTAKWKSEKEVIEKIQTGKKAIEDIKFEAKQAERDGNYERVAELRYGRLKEEENKIEELKTQLSEMQANGLLLKEEVDYDDIAEVVSNWTHIPVKKMVKSEREKLLSLEDELHKRVIGQDEAIKAVSDAVRRSRAGMQDPKKPIGSFIFMGTTGVGKTELAKALAEFLFDDEHMMTRIDMSEYQERHSISRLLGAPPGYVGYDEGGQLTEAVRRKPYSVILLDEIEKAHPDVFNILLQVLDDGILTDNKGRTVNFKNTIIIMTSNIGSHLIYNNFENIKEKNYDEISEKTKIQVLDLLKKKMRPELLNRIDEVIMFTPLTKDEIEQIVKLQFKSLSKMLKENNINAEISEKAIKYLSDKAYEPQYGARPVKRILQKEIINELAKSVLSNNVESSSNILIDADKEKIIFRNI
- the zupT gene encoding zinc transporter ZupT → MTTEIIVRAFLLTLFAGLSTGIGSALAFFTKKTNTKFLSVSLGFSAGVMIYVSMIEIFGKARDSLTGVYGDKIGNWYTILGFFGGIFLIAIIDKLIPEFENPHEIHKVEDVESEVESAKKKKLLKMGMLSAIAIAIHNFPEGLATFTAAITDPALGIAIAVAIAIHNIPEGIAVSIPLYYATGSKKKAFWYSFVSGLAEPVGAIIGFAVLMPFLNDTVFGLLFAAVAGIMVFISLDELLPTAREYGQPHSAIYGLIAGMLVMAVSLILFM
- the porV gene encoding type IX secretion system outer membrane channel protein PorV, yielding MTKSFFVSTIIIILFTGNVFAQQSSTIIGQELNAITTGVPFLTISPDARSGAMGDAGVASSPDANSIHWNPAKYAFIEQDISLNLSYIPWLRNLVSDINFQNISGSYRLNKNQTIAASLMYFSLGSIDFTNSVGTVIVPGFRPNEFSFDAAYALKLSKNMSGGIAFRYVHSNLTGGIPAGGSGSPTKPGNAVAGDISFFYTKDMRLEDKTGTFNFGVNISNLGSKISYSDDTYYDDFLPANLRIGASYKLDLDDYNSITAMIDINKLLVPTPQFIVKDSLGVVVDTLGISNDVSVPVGIFQSFYDAPGGFAEEMHELMYSVGIEYWYINQFAIRAGYFDEHGTKGNRKYFTMGIGVKLNVLNFDFAYVVPTAGRSNPLANTLRFTLGLNLENLK
- a CDS encoding serine hydrolase, producing MNKFRLFALSIIFLSSSVLFGQEKAGFDFNELDKYLEKALNDWKIPGMAVAIVQGDSIVFAKGYGIKEFGKEDKVDSKTLFSVASNTKAFTSGALSQLVDEGKLSWDDKVTDYLPWFKMYNNYVTGEMTVRDLLCHRSGLKTFSGDLLWYESKYTRKEVIERARFLKPEYGFRAHFGYSNIMFSAAGEIISAITGQSWEDYIRSHFLNKLEMKNSLLSVSEIKSNSNIAMPHHTAEDINPLPIKYMNWDNVAPAAAVISNVEDMGNWLIMQMNEGVFKGDTILSEEQIWEMQSPQTPDNSSKGWLSYFPTKHFDAYGLGWSIFDYQGVKVINHGGGADGMISQTMYVPEKDFGMVVLTNSINYLPSAMMYYVIDDYFGDVTNDWSGFFLKVYAYGKRMEKKENEDKIKSRVKDTKPSLKLEDYTGIYGGDLYGNAEVRIKNGKLVLDFLPSETLIGDLTHWHYDTFEIKLRNSPTLPKGLVQFIIGTDGKVEELKVDIPNPDFHFTELEFKKR
- a CDS encoding carbonic anhydrase: MKNLKINELIENNNLWINEKLKKDKNYFSKLSKGQSPRYLMISCSDSRVPLNSLLKAEPGEIFIHRNIANQVNLTDINFLSVLEYSIEHLLIKHIIVVGHYSCGGIAAAVDGVDQGLVENWISPVNDLYNKNSEELSKISDNSAKMDRLSEINTIEQAKNILKTPVYQRALRNKKYPMIHAWIFDIYTGKIIKKDLNIEMLIDAGLLPEYYLTHIETNKTYYE